The following are encoded together in the Osmia lignaria lignaria isolate PbOS001 chromosome 13, iyOsmLign1, whole genome shotgun sequence genome:
- the LOC117610175 gene encoding uncharacterized protein LOC117610175 isoform X5, which translates to MSGRLPRLRALRPRPHQLKIEPQKESNLKETRQEVAMREYELQESSEEISYDVKGNSSVRNSLKREHEGYDCSGSSQNYECKTCKPSKPLSNLKAYLDHLKKEHKQKGKFIRDTGNRCSMCSYVSLNSRDLETHQRVHHLKRRFFRCAKCSYVTHVRARYTKHVKYHSMPMIKCDACDFRTPYKWNLDRHTRNHGGGGAFQCRACNFTADIRQSLTVHETNHHEPPVSQTNRKSNTPFERKPRNSPKRYNQVGASDFRDSLHISGSTSVSISPGDSYSISDQALEDKRSAMANAECIALKCEEKGCQFITAWDSEMQRHLAECHAPITPNKSKKPLPMLIPLSPAKSGSSNTSGSSATLLKVPRVRVRPELAQIARDTELAKLYGNKEVRNLKKDANNAADLFEKKNASFFDKLKEKLTTSASINNGVPEVAVEQQSWDEQNMEERNVEETNSDEPPTKLLIMNTDEYLQTPELTTTPISIMSSSEGNHNVNAINIGLRPPPPLKAAARNRGQSLLKNNLNSTSQPSTSTSATSSEENKRTMWKCKRCNFRHSSRETVSLHVKSHSESEQRYEEEKNAFSCGDCPYSASDAATLSMHRVHHRPNLEAIFKCYLCPYYVSTKAELLDHVRLHGEELAVVHQQNMDYNFSPTKSKTQQPLGGDTNRMKGEKSVEQVIHITTQNNVTCITSASKSSSVPPPLLLDTRALPEAPLVWVSRPDGTLTKMLKCRHCPFVSSRRAEVRDHESMHLDSPGNGPVIACTDCSFTCTRREVMVAHIDMHSGSLGTVHCLVDDSRPDSQQLIDLTALLGFTHSPVLGSEPDLRDSRLVHCCSKCPARFLCEKELRIHLRYHSTELAYSCQWCSYAARQPAHLLAHQKAHSTEYQERTKYLLSLYGYSQRYPPPTTACVETNGQGTNNSTPTVAWIVVEITETSSSSFNGNSNNNNNNNNNNNNNNNNSNNNNSNQRNQGNQVFTCAKCPARYFKLDALEYHMTLHGSNNRFKCTECDYSSKTAQNLVKHQVVHRRQNDTNDVTSNLSPPPDPQFGIFMRGNPNFVYPGYLRNGRLKEKRYKCHKCPSAFEKREQYRVHLTLHGAKQRYRCDTCDYSVKYYANYIQHLKKHQANAEAQASRRQFEDDTITIDGDTVSDRESVSRSGKTLKSSNNSAATMSTNGISMLNYGGVQASNQDKQSLMLLQKKGILVSSNDEVETLRCQSCPFSTCDKEAMDAHKRRHGIERMTPSCPHCDYIPRKDENVGEHIRLHFTRLYKPESYLIIELLTLTMKKIASNGKEEKQKAAELLFKEYADGRFFPFADTNAFGSPSNSHKEKVIVDPNTGETKHHFPL; encoded by the exons ATGTCAGGAAGGCTACCTCGATTGCGTGCACTTCGTCCACGACCTCATCAACTGAAAATTGAACCGCAGAAGGAAAGTAACCTTAAAGAAACTCGACAGGAAGTCGCGATGCGGGAATACGAGTTACAGGAGAGTTCCGAGGAAATTTCATACGATGTCAAAGGCAATAGCTCTGTAAGGAACAGTTTGAAACGTGAACACGAGGGATACGATTGTTCGGGATCTTCGCAAAATTATGAATGTAAAACTTGTAAACCCTCAAAGCCCCTGTCTAATCTTAAAGCGTATCTTgatcatttgaaaaaagaacACAAACAAAAG ggAAAATTTATACGCGATACTGGAAATCGATGTTCCATGTGTTCATATGTTTCCCTAAATTCAAGGGATCTTGAAACTCATCAGAGAGTACATCATTTGAAAAGAAGATTTTTTAGATGTGCTAAATGTTCTTATGTCACGCATGTACGTGCTCGTTACACAAAGCACGTGAAATATCATTCCATGCCAATGATTAAGTGCGATGCTTGTGACTTTCGTACACCGTACAAG TGGAATTTAGACAGGCACACCAGGAATCATGGAGGAGGAGGAGCTTTCCAATGTCGTGCTTGTAATTTTACAGCTGATATCAGGCAGAGTTTAACAGTGCACGAAACCAATCATCACGAACCTCCTGTGAGTCAAACAAATCGCAAATCTAACACACCTTTTGAGCGTAAACCAAGAAATAGCCCTAAGCGTTACAACCAG GTGGGTGCAAGTGATTTTCGAGATTCGTTACACATATCTGGAAGTACAAGCGTGTCGATCAGTCCTGGAGATTCGTACTCGATTTCTGACCAGGCTTTGGAAGATAAAAGAAGTGCAATGGCAAATGCCGAATGTATAGCGTTAAAATGCGAGGAGAAAGGTTGTCAATTTATTACAGCATGGGATTCTGAAATGCAACGACATCTGGCAGAATGTCATGCTCCAATTACAccaaataaatctaaaaaaccACTGCCAATGTTAATACCTTTAAGCCCTGCTAAATCTGGCAGCAGTAACACCAGTGGATCTTCGGCAACATTATTGAAAGTTCCGCGTGTGAGGGTAAGGCCGGAACTTGCACAAATCGCAAGAGACACCGAACTAGCCAAGTTGTATGGAAATAAAGAA GTGAGAAATTTAAAGAAGGATGCAAATAATGCGGcagatttatttgaaaaaaaaaatgcgtcCTTCTTTGATAAGCTAAAGGAAAAGCTTACAACGTCGGCGTCAATTAATAACGGAGTACCAGAGGTAGCT GTCGAACAACAATCGTGGGACGAACAAAACATGGAGGAGCGTAACGTAGAAGAAACAAACTCTGACGAACCACCGACAAAGTTGTTAATAATGAACACCGATGAATATTTACAAACACCCGAACTTACGACTACTCCTATTTCGATAATGTCTTCGAGCGAAGGAAATCATAATGTTAACGCTATTAATATTGGATTAAGGCCACCTCCCCCTCTGAAAGCTGCTGCTAGAAATCGTGGTCAATCGTtgcttaaaaataatttgaattctACAAGTCAGCCGAGTACATCTACCTCTGCTACGAGTTCGGAAGAAAATAAGCGTACAATGTGGAAGTGTAAGCGTTGTAATTTTCGACATTCCAGTAGAGAAACTGTATCGTTGCACGTTAAGTCTCACAGTGAATCGGAGCAACgatacgaagaagaaaaa AATGCATTTAGCTGCGGAGATTGTCCATATTCTGCATCCGATGCCGCTACTTTATCGATGCACCGAGTTCATCATCGTCCAAATTTGGAAGCAATTTTCAAATGTTATTTATGCCCTTATTACGTTAGCACAAAAGC GGAGCTTTTGGATCATGTTAGACTTCACGGAGAAGAACTTGCTGTTGTACATCAACAGAATATGGATTATAATTTTTCACCTACTAAATCTAAAACGCAGCAACCATTAGGAGGAG ATACGAATCGTATGAAAGGAGAAAAATCTGTGGAACAAGTGATACATATAACAACGCAAAATAACGTGACTTGTATCACAAGTGCCTCAAAAAGTTCCAGTGTACCTCCGCCGTTACTTCTGGATACCCGAGCACTGCCTGAAGCTCCGTTAGTATGGGTGTCCCGACCGGATGGTACACTTACGAAGATGTTAAAATGTCGTCACTGCCCCTTTGTGTCTTCGCGACGTGCCGAAGTTCGAGATCACGAAAGCATGCATCTCGATTCTCCTGGTAATGGTCCTGTGATCGCATGTACCGATTGTAGTTTTACTTGTACACGACGAGAAGTAATGGTCGCGCATATAGACATGCATTCCGGTTCTTTAGGTACCGTTCATTGTTTAGTAGACGATTCGAGGCCAGATTCGCAGCAGTTGATCGATTTGACTGCGCTTCTCGGATTCACGCATTCCCCTGTATTGGGTTCAGAGCCTGATCTACGTGATTCGAGGCTTGTGCATTGTTGCAGTAAATGCCCAGCGCGATTTCTTTGCGAGAAAGAATTAAGAATTCATTTGCGATATCATTCAACGGAATTGGCTTACTCTTGCCAGTGGTGTTCTTACGCTGCTCGACAACCAGCTCACCTTCTAGCACATCAGAAAGCACACTCGACCGAGTACCAAGAACGTACCAAGTACTTGTTATCATTGTACGGTTACTCGCAACGTTATCCACCTCCTACCACAGCCTGCGTCGAAACAAATGGCCAAGGCACAAATAATTCAACGCCTACCGTTGCATGGATCGTTGTAGAAATTACGGAAACTTCGAGTAGCAGTTTCAATGGTAAtagtaacaacaacaacaataacaacaacaataacaacaacaacaacaataacagcAATAACAACAACTCAAACCAACGAAATCAAGGAAATCAAGTATTCACTTGTGCCAAGTGTCCGGCTCGTTATTTCAAACTCGATGCTCTGGAGTATCATATGACTTTGCATGGATCCAACAACAGATTCAAATGCACCGAATGCGATTACTCGTCGAAGACAGCTCAGAATTTGGTGAAACATCAAGTGGTTCATCGACGACAGAACGATACGAACGATGTAACTTCGAATCTAAGTCCGCCACCCGATCCTCAGTTTGGAATCTTTATGCGTGGCAATCCGAATTTCGTATACCCTGGTTACTTGAGGAATGGTCGTTTGAAAGAGAAACGGTACAAATGTCACAAATGTCCTTCCGCTTTTGAGAAACGAGAACAATATAGAGTTCATTTGACGTTGCACGGAGCGAAACAAAGATATCGCTGCGACACTTGTGATTATTCTGTCAAATATTATGCTAATTACATACAGCATTTGAAGAAGCATCAAGCAAATGCCGAAGCGCAAGCGTCGCGCAGGCAATTCGAAGATGACACGATCACCATCGATGGCGATACAGTTTCCGACAGGGAATCTGTATCTCGTTCAGGAAAGACTCTTAAATCGTCGAATAATTCAGCTGCGACAATGTCTACGAACGGAATATCAATGTTAAATTACGGTGGAGTTCAAGCTTCGAATCAAGACAAGCAGTCTTTAATGTTGTTGCAAAAGAAAGGAATACTGGTATCGTCGAACGACGAAGTGGAAACATTACGGTGCCAAAGTTGTCCGTTTTCCACCTGTGACAAAGAAGCGATGGACGCTCATAAGCGTCGACACGGTATTGAAAGAATGACGCCATCCTGTCCCCATTGCGACTACATCCCTCGGAAAGATGAGAACGTTGGTGAACATATAAGACTACATTTCACAAGACTTTACAAACCGGAATCCTATCTTATTATAGAGCTTTTAACTTTGACAATGAAGAAAATAGCATCAAATGGAAAGGAAGAGAAACAGAAGGCTGCTGAATTACTTTTTAAGGAGTACGCGGATGGAAGGTTCTTTCCATTCGCTGATACAAATGCATTTGGTAGTCCTTCAAATAGTCACAAGGAAAAGGTTATAGTAGATCCGAATACCGGCGAAACGAAACATCATTTTCCTCTTTAA
- the LOC117610175 gene encoding uncharacterized protein LOC117610175 isoform X4, producing the protein MSGRLPRLRALRPRPHQLKIEPQKESNLKETRQEVAMREYELQESSEEISYDVKGNSSVRNSLKREHEGYDCSGSSQNYECKTCKPSKPLSNLKAYLDHLKKEHKQKGKFIRDTGNRCSMCSYVSLNSRDLETHQRVHHLKRRFFRCAKCSYVTHVRARYTKHVKYHSMPMIKCDACDFRTPYKWNLDRHTRNHGGGGAFQCRACNFTADIRQSLTVHETNHHEPPVSQTNRKSNTPFERKPRNSPKRYNQVGASDFRDSLHISGSTSVSISPGDSYSISDQALEDKRSAMANAECIALKCEEKGCQFITAWDSEMQRHLAECHAPITPNKSKKPLPMLIPLSPAKSGSSNTSGSSATLLKVPRVRVRPELAQIARDTELAKLYGNKEVRNLKKDANNAADLFEKKNASFFDKLKEKLTTSASINNGVPEVAVEGTSTHPCGRRVFKCPHCPFWASTASRFHVHIVGHLNRKPFECSLCAYRSNWRWDITKHIKLKAAKDPVHMTATVLMTDETGRRNYSKYNKYLAQVEQQSWDEQNMEERNVEETNSDEPPTKLLIMNTDEYLQTPELTTTPISIMSSSEGNHNVNAINIGLRPPPPLKAAARNRGQSLLKNNLNSTSQPSTSTSATSSEENKRTMWKCKRCNFRHSSRETVSLHVKSHSESEQRYEEEKNAFSCGDCPYSASDAATLSMHRVHHRPNLEAIFKCYLCPYYVSTKAELLDHVRLHGEELAVVHQQNMDYNFSPTKSKTQQPLGGDTNRMKGEKSVEQVIHITTQNNVTCITSASKSSSVPPPLLLDTRALPEAPLVWVSRPDGTLTKMLKCRHCPFVSSRRAEVRDHESMHLDSPGNGPVIACTDCSFTCTRREVMVAHIDMHSGSLGTVHCLVDDSRPDSQQLIDLTALLGFTHSPVLGSEPDLRDSRLVHCCSKCPARFLCEKELRIHLRYHSTELAYSCQWCSYAARQPAHLLAHQKAHSTEYQERTKYLLSLYGYSQRYPPPTTACVETNGQGTNNSTPTVAWIVVEITETSSSSFNGNSNNNNNNNNNNNNNNNNSNNNNSNQRNQGNQVFTCAKCPARYFKLDALEYHMTLHGSNNRFKCTECDYSSKTAQNLVKHQVVHRRQNDTNDVTSNLSPPPDPQFGIFMRGNPNFVYPGYLRNGRLKEKRYKCHKCPSAFEKREQYRVHLTLHGAKQRYRCDTCDYSVKYYANYIQHLKKHQANAEAQASRRQFEDDTITIDGDTVSDRESVSRSGKTLKSSNNSAATMSTNGISMLNYGGVQASNQDKQSLMLLQKKGILVSSNDEVETLRCQSCPFSTCDKEAMDAHKRRHGIERMTPSCPHCDYIPRKDENVGEHIRLHFTRLYKPESYLIIELLTLTMKKIASNGKEEKQKAAELLFKEYADGRFFPFADTNAFGSPSNSHKEKVIVDPNTGETKHHFPL; encoded by the exons ATGTCAGGAAGGCTACCTCGATTGCGTGCACTTCGTCCACGACCTCATCAACTGAAAATTGAACCGCAGAAGGAAAGTAACCTTAAAGAAACTCGACAGGAAGTCGCGATGCGGGAATACGAGTTACAGGAGAGTTCCGAGGAAATTTCATACGATGTCAAAGGCAATAGCTCTGTAAGGAACAGTTTGAAACGTGAACACGAGGGATACGATTGTTCGGGATCTTCGCAAAATTATGAATGTAAAACTTGTAAACCCTCAAAGCCCCTGTCTAATCTTAAAGCGTATCTTgatcatttgaaaaaagaacACAAACAAAAG ggAAAATTTATACGCGATACTGGAAATCGATGTTCCATGTGTTCATATGTTTCCCTAAATTCAAGGGATCTTGAAACTCATCAGAGAGTACATCATTTGAAAAGAAGATTTTTTAGATGTGCTAAATGTTCTTATGTCACGCATGTACGTGCTCGTTACACAAAGCACGTGAAATATCATTCCATGCCAATGATTAAGTGCGATGCTTGTGACTTTCGTACACCGTACAAG TGGAATTTAGACAGGCACACCAGGAATCATGGAGGAGGAGGAGCTTTCCAATGTCGTGCTTGTAATTTTACAGCTGATATCAGGCAGAGTTTAACAGTGCACGAAACCAATCATCACGAACCTCCTGTGAGTCAAACAAATCGCAAATCTAACACACCTTTTGAGCGTAAACCAAGAAATAGCCCTAAGCGTTACAACCAG GTGGGTGCAAGTGATTTTCGAGATTCGTTACACATATCTGGAAGTACAAGCGTGTCGATCAGTCCTGGAGATTCGTACTCGATTTCTGACCAGGCTTTGGAAGATAAAAGAAGTGCAATGGCAAATGCCGAATGTATAGCGTTAAAATGCGAGGAGAAAGGTTGTCAATTTATTACAGCATGGGATTCTGAAATGCAACGACATCTGGCAGAATGTCATGCTCCAATTACAccaaataaatctaaaaaaccACTGCCAATGTTAATACCTTTAAGCCCTGCTAAATCTGGCAGCAGTAACACCAGTGGATCTTCGGCAACATTATTGAAAGTTCCGCGTGTGAGGGTAAGGCCGGAACTTGCACAAATCGCAAGAGACACCGAACTAGCCAAGTTGTATGGAAATAAAGAA GTGAGAAATTTAAAGAAGGATGCAAATAATGCGGcagatttatttgaaaaaaaaaatgcgtcCTTCTTTGATAAGCTAAAGGAAAAGCTTACAACGTCGGCGTCAATTAATAACGGAGTACCAGAGGTAGCT GTTGAAGGCACCTCGACGCATCCATGTGGCCGACGGGTATTTAAATGCCCGCACTGTCCATTTTGGGCATCCACCGCAAGTCGTTTTCATGTTCATATTGTCGGTCATTTAAATCGGAAGCCATTCGAGTGTTCCCTATGCGCGTATCGCTCTAACTGGCGGTGGGACATCACAAAACATATTAAACTTAAAGCAGCTAAAGATCCAGTTCATATGACTGCCACGGTACTTATGACGGATGAAACAGGTCGACGGAATTATTCCAAATATAACAAATACCTTGCACAG GTCGAACAACAATCGTGGGACGAACAAAACATGGAGGAGCGTAACGTAGAAGAAACAAACTCTGACGAACCACCGACAAAGTTGTTAATAATGAACACCGATGAATATTTACAAACACCCGAACTTACGACTACTCCTATTTCGATAATGTCTTCGAGCGAAGGAAATCATAATGTTAACGCTATTAATATTGGATTAAGGCCACCTCCCCCTCTGAAAGCTGCTGCTAGAAATCGTGGTCAATCGTtgcttaaaaataatttgaattctACAAGTCAGCCGAGTACATCTACCTCTGCTACGAGTTCGGAAGAAAATAAGCGTACAATGTGGAAGTGTAAGCGTTGTAATTTTCGACATTCCAGTAGAGAAACTGTATCGTTGCACGTTAAGTCTCACAGTGAATCGGAGCAACgatacgaagaagaaaaa AATGCATTTAGCTGCGGAGATTGTCCATATTCTGCATCCGATGCCGCTACTTTATCGATGCACCGAGTTCATCATCGTCCAAATTTGGAAGCAATTTTCAAATGTTATTTATGCCCTTATTACGTTAGCACAAAAGC GGAGCTTTTGGATCATGTTAGACTTCACGGAGAAGAACTTGCTGTTGTACATCAACAGAATATGGATTATAATTTTTCACCTACTAAATCTAAAACGCAGCAACCATTAGGAGGAG ATACGAATCGTATGAAAGGAGAAAAATCTGTGGAACAAGTGATACATATAACAACGCAAAATAACGTGACTTGTATCACAAGTGCCTCAAAAAGTTCCAGTGTACCTCCGCCGTTACTTCTGGATACCCGAGCACTGCCTGAAGCTCCGTTAGTATGGGTGTCCCGACCGGATGGTACACTTACGAAGATGTTAAAATGTCGTCACTGCCCCTTTGTGTCTTCGCGACGTGCCGAAGTTCGAGATCACGAAAGCATGCATCTCGATTCTCCTGGTAATGGTCCTGTGATCGCATGTACCGATTGTAGTTTTACTTGTACACGACGAGAAGTAATGGTCGCGCATATAGACATGCATTCCGGTTCTTTAGGTACCGTTCATTGTTTAGTAGACGATTCGAGGCCAGATTCGCAGCAGTTGATCGATTTGACTGCGCTTCTCGGATTCACGCATTCCCCTGTATTGGGTTCAGAGCCTGATCTACGTGATTCGAGGCTTGTGCATTGTTGCAGTAAATGCCCAGCGCGATTTCTTTGCGAGAAAGAATTAAGAATTCATTTGCGATATCATTCAACGGAATTGGCTTACTCTTGCCAGTGGTGTTCTTACGCTGCTCGACAACCAGCTCACCTTCTAGCACATCAGAAAGCACACTCGACCGAGTACCAAGAACGTACCAAGTACTTGTTATCATTGTACGGTTACTCGCAACGTTATCCACCTCCTACCACAGCCTGCGTCGAAACAAATGGCCAAGGCACAAATAATTCAACGCCTACCGTTGCATGGATCGTTGTAGAAATTACGGAAACTTCGAGTAGCAGTTTCAATGGTAAtagtaacaacaacaacaataacaacaacaataacaacaacaacaacaataacagcAATAACAACAACTCAAACCAACGAAATCAAGGAAATCAAGTATTCACTTGTGCCAAGTGTCCGGCTCGTTATTTCAAACTCGATGCTCTGGAGTATCATATGACTTTGCATGGATCCAACAACAGATTCAAATGCACCGAATGCGATTACTCGTCGAAGACAGCTCAGAATTTGGTGAAACATCAAGTGGTTCATCGACGACAGAACGATACGAACGATGTAACTTCGAATCTAAGTCCGCCACCCGATCCTCAGTTTGGAATCTTTATGCGTGGCAATCCGAATTTCGTATACCCTGGTTACTTGAGGAATGGTCGTTTGAAAGAGAAACGGTACAAATGTCACAAATGTCCTTCCGCTTTTGAGAAACGAGAACAATATAGAGTTCATTTGACGTTGCACGGAGCGAAACAAAGATATCGCTGCGACACTTGTGATTATTCTGTCAAATATTATGCTAATTACATACAGCATTTGAAGAAGCATCAAGCAAATGCCGAAGCGCAAGCGTCGCGCAGGCAATTCGAAGATGACACGATCACCATCGATGGCGATACAGTTTCCGACAGGGAATCTGTATCTCGTTCAGGAAAGACTCTTAAATCGTCGAATAATTCAGCTGCGACAATGTCTACGAACGGAATATCAATGTTAAATTACGGTGGAGTTCAAGCTTCGAATCAAGACAAGCAGTCTTTAATGTTGTTGCAAAAGAAAGGAATACTGGTATCGTCGAACGACGAAGTGGAAACATTACGGTGCCAAAGTTGTCCGTTTTCCACCTGTGACAAAGAAGCGATGGACGCTCATAAGCGTCGACACGGTATTGAAAGAATGACGCCATCCTGTCCCCATTGCGACTACATCCCTCGGAAAGATGAGAACGTTGGTGAACATATAAGACTACATTTCACAAGACTTTACAAACCGGAATCCTATCTTATTATAGAGCTTTTAACTTTGACAATGAAGAAAATAGCATCAAATGGAAAGGAAGAGAAACAGAAGGCTGCTGAATTACTTTTTAAGGAGTACGCGGATGGAAGGTTCTTTCCATTCGCTGATACAAATGCATTTGGTAGTCCTTCAAATAGTCACAAGGAAAAGGTTATAGTAGATCCGAATACCGGCGAAACGAAACATCATTTTCCTCTTTAA